The Agrobacterium cucumeris genome has a segment encoding these proteins:
- a CDS encoding efflux RND transporter periplasmic adaptor subunit has protein sequence MKTILIALAVGGVFALSSCSNEEPPAEKPLRTVDVVTAVKKPVDRGSVITGEVRARVQTDLSFRVSGKITERLVDVGARVTTGQLLARIDPEEQKADIDVALANLQSAEAQQTQAQLTFDRQQSLFKTQVTSRSAVDKAQETLLTTQGAVRSAQAQLDTARDALSYTELRADADGVITARNVEVGQVAQAAQLVFTLAHDGPRDAVFDVYESLFLERDIDNLVNVSLLSDPSRTVAAPVREISPTIDPDNGTIRVKVGLNGDLTMPLGAPVSGHFRFKQVDAIELPWSAMTSQNGLPAVWVVDPQSSEIAMRRIAIADYETGQFVVADGLNPGDIVVTVGTKFLRAGEKVAYEKGQAQ, from the coding sequence ATGAAAACCATTCTTATCGCGCTTGCGGTTGGCGGTGTTTTTGCCCTGTCGTCCTGCAGCAATGAAGAGCCGCCGGCCGAAAAGCCACTGCGGACCGTCGACGTGGTCACGGCGGTGAAAAAGCCGGTAGATCGCGGCAGCGTTATCACCGGCGAAGTGAGGGCGAGGGTTCAGACGGACCTGTCCTTCCGGGTCAGCGGCAAGATCACCGAGCGGCTTGTGGATGTGGGCGCGCGGGTGACGACCGGGCAACTGCTCGCCCGCATCGATCCCGAAGAGCAGAAGGCCGACATCGATGTCGCGCTCGCCAACCTGCAATCGGCCGAAGCGCAGCAGACGCAGGCGCAACTGACGTTCGACCGCCAGCAGAGCCTGTTCAAGACACAGGTCACTTCGCGTTCAGCGGTCGACAAGGCCCAGGAAACCTTGCTCACCACGCAGGGCGCGGTGAGATCGGCGCAGGCGCAGCTCGATACGGCCCGCGATGCGCTTTCCTATACCGAACTCAGGGCCGATGCTGACGGAGTGATCACGGCACGTAATGTCGAGGTTGGCCAGGTGGCGCAGGCTGCGCAACTTGTTTTCACGCTGGCGCATGACGGGCCGCGCGATGCGGTTTTCGATGTCTACGAATCGCTGTTCCTCGAGCGCGATATCGACAATCTCGTCAATGTCAGCCTCCTGTCGGATCCGTCCCGCACGGTTGCGGCACCGGTGCGGGAGATTTCACCGACGATCGATCCGGACAATGGGACGATCAGGGTCAAGGTTGGCCTCAACGGCGATCTGACCATGCCACTCGGCGCGCCCGTATCCGGCCATTTCCGCTTCAAACAAGTCGATGCCATCGAGCTTCCATGGTCGGCGATGACATCGCAGAACGGCCTTCCCGCCGTCTGGGTTGTCGATCCGCAATCATCGGAAATCGCCATGCGCCGGATCGCCATCGCCGACTACGAGACCGGCCAATTCGTCGTCGCGGATGGGCTCAACCCCGGCGATATCGTCGTCACCGTCGGGACTAAATTTCTGCGGGCCGGTGAAAAGGTC
- a CDS encoding TetR/AcrR family transcriptional regulator, with the protein MTKTKLTRAEQKIQRPLQILDAAFEEFTKRGFTATRVEDIADRVGVTKGTVYVYFETKEALFAAMIEHVGRPFQEAFKAYARTSDDPVDELHLLLEFLFETLVDDRRMRELFRFVVAEGAKFPDLIDHHHDVLMAPVLGRINMILDEGVAKERFRANPPELAKVVMSPMVGTLVFRLIFDDRRSLDRQAVLKVHLDLLMRGLLA; encoded by the coding sequence ATGACGAAAACAAAACTGACACGTGCAGAACAGAAGATACAACGTCCGTTGCAAATTCTCGATGCCGCATTTGAGGAATTCACCAAAAGGGGATTTACGGCGACGCGGGTCGAGGACATTGCCGACCGGGTGGGGGTGACGAAGGGGACGGTCTATGTCTATTTCGAAACCAAGGAAGCCCTGTTTGCCGCGATGATTGAGCATGTCGGCCGGCCTTTTCAGGAGGCTTTCAAAGCCTATGCCCGTACCTCCGACGACCCCGTCGACGAGCTTCACCTGCTGCTCGAATTCCTGTTCGAAACCCTTGTCGATGACAGGCGAATGCGGGAACTGTTCCGCTTCGTCGTTGCGGAGGGCGCGAAGTTTCCTGATCTCATCGACCACCACCATGATGTTCTGATGGCGCCAGTGTTGGGACGCATCAATATGATCCTCGATGAGGGCGTGGCGAAAGAGAGGTTCAGGGCCAATCCGCCCGAACTCGCCAAGGTCGTCATGTCACCCATGGTCGGCACCTTGGTGTTCCGGCTGATTTTCGATGATCGGCGCAGTCTGGACAGGCAGGCCGTTCTGAAAGTTCATCTCGACCTGCTTATGCGCGGACTGCTGGCATAA
- a CDS encoding NAD-dependent succinate-semialdehyde dehydrogenase, with translation MHLNDPTLLGEKVPVAGRWIGCDGRETATIHNPATGEIVGQVPELGAAETQEAIAAAVIAQKAWARRTAGERATILKTWHRLVMENRDDLGMILTLEQGKPLTEAKGEIAYGASFIEWFAEEARRINGETVPGHQPDKRILVLRQPVGVVAAITPWNFPNAMITRKVGPALAAGCAVVLKPAPQTPFSAIALAILAERAGLPLELFSIVTGPAAEIGGVLTASPDIRLLTFTGSTRTGEYLYRQCAPTIKKLGLELGGNAPFIVFDDADLDAAVEGAILAKFRNNGQTCVCANRLYVQGGVYEAFAEKFAHAVSQLKVGNGLEEASILGPLIDGNAVAKVEAHIADALSKGAEIATGGKRHALGGNFFEPTILRNVDAGMQVAREETFGPLAPLFRFEDEADVIAQANNTDFGLASYFYARDLSRVFRVAEALEYGMVGVNTGAISTAEAPFGGVKMSGLGREGSHHGIEEYTELKYVCIGGIS, from the coding sequence ATGCATCTGAATGATCCCACACTTCTGGGTGAAAAAGTGCCTGTGGCTGGCCGCTGGATCGGCTGCGATGGCCGCGAAACCGCGACCATTCATAACCCCGCGACGGGGGAGATCGTCGGGCAGGTTCCCGAACTCGGCGCAGCGGAAACGCAGGAGGCTATCGCTGCCGCCGTGATTGCCCAGAAGGCATGGGCGCGCCGCACCGCCGGTGAGCGTGCGACTATTCTCAAGACGTGGCACCGGCTCGTCATGGAAAACCGCGACGATCTCGGCATGATCCTGACGCTGGAACAGGGAAAGCCGCTTACTGAGGCCAAAGGCGAAATCGCCTACGGCGCGAGCTTCATCGAATGGTTTGCCGAAGAGGCACGCCGCATCAATGGCGAAACGGTGCCCGGCCATCAGCCGGACAAGCGCATTCTGGTCCTGCGCCAGCCGGTTGGCGTGGTTGCGGCCATTACGCCGTGGAATTTTCCCAATGCCATGATTACCCGTAAAGTCGGCCCGGCGCTGGCCGCCGGCTGCGCGGTGGTGTTGAAACCTGCGCCGCAGACGCCGTTTTCGGCCATAGCACTTGCCATTCTCGCCGAGCGCGCCGGCCTGCCGCTCGAACTTTTCAGCATCGTGACCGGTCCTGCTGCTGAAATAGGCGGGGTGCTTACGGCAAGCCCGGATATCCGTCTTCTGACCTTCACAGGCTCTACCCGCACGGGAGAATACCTTTACAGACAATGCGCGCCGACCATCAAGAAACTGGGGCTGGAGCTTGGTGGTAATGCGCCCTTCATCGTTTTTGACGATGCGGATCTCGATGCCGCCGTAGAAGGCGCTATCCTTGCGAAGTTCCGCAATAATGGCCAGACCTGCGTCTGCGCCAACCGTCTTTATGTGCAGGGCGGCGTGTATGAGGCCTTCGCTGAAAAATTCGCACACGCCGTCTCGCAGTTGAAAGTCGGTAACGGGCTGGAGGAAGCAAGCATTCTCGGTCCGCTTATCGATGGCAACGCCGTTGCCAAGGTGGAAGCACATATTGCCGACGCGCTTTCGAAAGGCGCCGAGATCGCCACAGGCGGCAAAAGACACGCGCTGGGCGGCAATTTTTTCGAGCCGACGATCCTGCGCAATGTCGATGCCGGCATGCAGGTAGCGCGTGAGGAAACTTTCGGGCCGCTTGCCCCGCTCTTCCGTTTTGAGGATGAAGCGGATGTGATCGCGCAGGCCAACAATACCGATTTCGGCCTTGCCTCCTATTTTTATGCGCGTGATCTCTCGCGCGTCTTCCGGGTTGCCGAGGCGCTGGAATACGGCATGGTCGGCGTCAATACGGGGGCGATTTCCACTGCGGAAGCGCCGTTCGGCGGGGTCAAGATGTCGGGGCTCGGACGGGAAGGGTCTCACCACGGTATCGAGGAATATACCGAACTCAAATATGTCTGCATTGGTGGCATTAGCTGA
- a CDS encoding ABC transporter ATP-binding protein, translating into MTKPLLQIRGIRKQYGPVVAVQDVNLDVQPGEFMTFLGPSGSGKSTTLYILAGFEQPTAGDILLNGESLLSTPSHKRNIGMVFQRYTLFPHLSVGENIAFPLKVRRKSKAEIDAKVKEMLRLVRLEGFEDRKPAQMSGGQQQRVALARALAYDPPVLLMDEPLSALDKKLREEIQFEIRRIHQQTEVTILYVTHDQEEALRLSDRIAVFSKGVIDQIGTGPELYAHPTTRFVAEFIGDSDFIACDLLAASGGKATVSLGRDIVFDHIPMHGEAALGKKAALMLRPERLQLSRNRPGSSAGFQATVSDITFLGNNVHVVAHTGSGEPLAVRLPFGHEAISGLNRGDLVHLAFDPASAQVFC; encoded by the coding sequence ATGACCAAACCGCTCCTGCAAATTCGCGGCATCCGCAAACAATATGGGCCGGTCGTCGCCGTTCAGGACGTCAATCTCGACGTGCAGCCGGGCGAGTTCATGACATTTCTCGGGCCGTCCGGCTCGGGCAAGAGCACGACGCTTTATATTCTGGCCGGCTTCGAGCAGCCGACCGCGGGCGACATCCTGCTGAACGGCGAGAGCCTGCTGTCCACTCCGTCGCACAAGCGTAATATCGGCATGGTCTTCCAGCGCTACACCCTGTTTCCGCATCTGTCGGTCGGGGAGAACATCGCCTTCCCGCTGAAGGTCCGCCGCAAAAGCAAGGCGGAAATCGATGCCAAGGTGAAGGAAATGCTGCGGCTTGTCCGCCTCGAAGGTTTCGAGGACAGGAAGCCCGCGCAGATGTCCGGTGGCCAGCAGCAGCGCGTGGCGCTGGCGCGCGCACTTGCCTATGATCCGCCGGTACTTCTGATGGATGAGCCGCTTTCGGCGCTCGACAAGAAGCTGCGCGAAGAAATCCAGTTCGAAATTCGCCGCATCCACCAGCAGACGGAAGTGACGATCCTTTACGTCACCCACGATCAGGAAGAGGCCTTGCGTCTTTCCGATCGGATCGCCGTGTTTTCGAAAGGGGTGATCGACCAGATTGGTACGGGGCCGGAGCTTTATGCCCACCCCACCACCCGCTTCGTGGCCGAATTCATCGGCGACAGTGATTTTATCGCCTGCGATCTCCTCGCCGCATCGGGTGGCAAGGCAACGGTTTCACTGGGCCGGGATATCGTCTTCGATCATATTCCGATGCATGGCGAGGCCGCGCTGGGCAAGAAGGCGGCGTTGATGCTAAGGCCGGAGCGCCTGCAGCTCAGCCGCAACCGGCCGGGGTCCTCCGCCGGTTTTCAGGCAACGGTCAGCGACATCACCTTCCTTGGCAACAACGTCCACGTGGTTGCCCATACCGGTTCCGGTGAACCGCTTGCGGTCCGTCTGCCCTTCGGCCACGAAGCGATTTCCGGTCTTAACCGGGGCGATCTCGTGCATCTCGCCTTCGATCCAGCGTCGGCTCAGGTTTTCTGTTGA